A single region of the Mercenaria mercenaria strain notata chromosome 6, MADL_Memer_1, whole genome shotgun sequence genome encodes:
- the LOC123535109 gene encoding uncharacterized protein LOC123535109, translating into MWGDVKLGFDSATGTEYLEYNERQTKTRTGIDPSNIRRQKPRMYATGTDRCPVETYKVYAKQRPENFSGDEDPFYLAVVTHTRTPAVKDQWFLRGPIGRNKLNNLLKSMAAKADLPELQFGKRITNTSVRKRLCQKLLENEVPDTHAVHVTGHKNASSLNNYRALTNVQQKSISNLLATSSTANIQTNTAVNSSSQSVSNHSAFVALPANCAFSLFSSTTITGGTFNITLQQSNGNENK; encoded by the exons ATGTGGGGTGATGTAAAGCTTGGATTTGACAGTGCCACTGGAACAGAGTACCTTGAGTATAATGAACGCCAGACAAAAACTCGCACTGGTATTGATCCGTCCAACATCCGCCGTCAAAAGCCAAGAATGTACGCAACAGGAACTGACAGATGCCCTGTGGAAACATATAAAGTCTATGCTAAACAAAGACCTGAAAACTTCTCTG GAGATGAAGACCCATTTTACTTGGCTGTGGTCACACACACCAGAACACCTGCTGTCAAGGATCAATGGTTTCTACGTGGTCCGATTGGAAGGAATAAGCTTAACAACCTGCTTAAATCCATGGCTGCCAAAGCTGATTTGCCTGAGCTTCAGTTCGGAAAACGCATTACTAACACCTCTGTCCGAAAAAGGCTTTGTCAAAAACTACTTGAAAATGAAGTTCCAGACACACACGCCGTCCATGTGACAGGACACAAAAATGCCAGTTCACTGAATAACTATCGTGCTCTGACCAATGTCCAACAGAAATCCATTTCAAATCTCTTGGCAACGTCTTCAACAGCAAATATCCAGACTAACACCGCTGTAAATTCAAGCAGTCAAAGTGTCTCTAACCACTCTGCCTTCGTGGCTCTGCCAGCAAATTGCGCTTTTAGCCTGTTTTCCAGCACAACTATAACTGGAGGCACCTTCAATATTACTTTGCAACAATCCAACggcaatgaaaataaataa